In Acanthopagrus latus isolate v.2019 chromosome 17, fAcaLat1.1, whole genome shotgun sequence, the following are encoded in one genomic region:
- the psmc4 gene encoding 26S proteasome regulatory subunit 6B, producing MEDIVAVEKSPDEMPAVLISRPQTGLSFLAPEPEDLEDLYSRYKKLQQELEFLEVQEEYIKDEQKNLKKEFLHAQEEVKRIQSIPLVIGQFLEAVDQNTAIVGSTTGSNYYVRILSTIDRELLKPNASVALHKHSNALVDVLPPEADSSIMMLTSDQKPDVMYADIGGMDIQKQEVREAVELPLTHFELYKQIGIDPPRGVLMYGPPGCGKTMLAKAVAHHTTAAFIRVVGSEFVQKYLGEGPRMVRDVFRLAKENAPAIIFIDEIDAIATKRFDAQTGADREVQRILLELLNQMDGFDQNVNVKVIMATNRADTLDPALLRPGRLDRKIEFPLPDRRQKRLIFSTITSKMNLSEEVDLEDYVARPDKISGADINSICQEAGMLAVRENRYIVLAKDFEKAYKTVIKKDEQEHEFYK from the exons ATGGAGGATATCGTAGCTGTAGAAAAGAGCCCG GACGAGATGCCGGCAGTACTGATCTCCAGACCTCAGACAGGTTTGTCTTTCCTGGCACCAGAACCAGAAGATCTCGAGGACCTTTACAGCAGATACAAG aagctgcagcaggagctggagTTCCTGGAAGTGCAGGAGGAGTACATCAAAGATGAGCAGAAGAACCTGAAGAAAGAGTTCCTGCATGctcaggaggaggtgaagaggataCAGAGCATCCCACTTGTCATTGGCCAGTTCCTGGAAGCTGTGGACCAGAACACAGCCATTGTTGGCTCCACTACAG GGTCCAACTACTATGTGCGCATCCTGAGCACCATTGACAGAGAGCTGCTTAAGCCCAATGCTTCAGTGGCCTTGCACAAGCACAGCAACGCCTTGGTGGATGTGCTCCCTCCTGAAGCTGACAGCAGCATCATGATGCTGACGTCAG ACCAAAAGCCAGATGTAATGTATGCTGACATTGGTGGTATGGACATTCAGAAGCAGGAAGTCCGAGAAGCTGTAGAGCTGCCACTCACACACTTTGAGCTCTACAAACAG ATTGGCATTGACCCACCCAGGGGTGTCCTTATGTACGGACCTCCAGGTTGTGGCAAAACCATGTTGGCCAAGGCTGTGGCACACCACACTACAG CGGCGTTCATCCGTGTGGTGGGCTCTGAGTTTGTCCAGAAGTATTTGGGTGAAGGTCCTCGTATGGTGCGGGACGTCTTCCGGCTGGCAAAGGAAAACGCTCCGGCCATCATCTTCATTGATGAGATTGATGCCATCGCCACCAAGCGTTTTGATGCACAGACTGGAG ctgACAGGGAAGTTCAGAGAATCTTACTTGAGCTGCTCAATCAAATGGACGGCTTTGATCAGAACGTCAATGTCAAG GTGATCATGGCAACcaacagagcagacacactggACCCTGCCCTGCTACGTCCTGGTCGTTTGGACAGAAAGATTGAGTTCCCCCTGCCTGACCGCAGACAGAAACGTCTAATTTTCTCCACCATCACCAGTAAAATGAACCTCTCAGAGGAGGTCGACCTGGAGGACT ATGTGGCCAGACCAGATAAGATCTCTGGAGCTGATATCAATTCCATCTGCCAGGAG GCTGGCATGTTGGCAGTGCGCGAGAACAGGTATATCGTCCTGGCCAAAGACTTCGAAAAAGCTTACAAAACTGTCATCAAAAAGGACGAGCAGGAGCACGAGTTCTACaagtag
- the LOC119006140 gene encoding uncharacterized protein LOC119006140 isoform X2 gives MLKIFLSEVTEWGWIQWMFFLFMVSGTCSQGTVHQPPVLTAALGHDAIMPCQLILSDNVKMVIPPVLYWAVLPQESDDDKLWPPSENYKERVDLLDKDLYSPNKSVLFRNVQWADSGRYQCKVSITTKDGRFRRLGNTSLLVVHDTMTFNLSGHNDSLLRCEVNVTHNPGFVLTIFHDGYKLETGDSSASGDSNSSLHFVTLSEAVLLSSDGTYECQLHLNEDLVTTSIFDYHLPEPDKPVEYKEPWHLYIALLLVPTIVLLVLLTALLIRRD, from the exons ATGTTAAAAATCTTTTTGTCAGAAGTGACTGAATGGGGATGGATACAAtggatgtttttcctctttatgGTCTCAG GTACTTGCTCCCAGGGCACAGTTCACCAGCCCCCAGTGCTTACCGCTGCTCTGGGTCATGATGCTATAATGCCATGCCAGCTCATTCTTTCTGACAATGTGAAAATGGTCATTCCACCGGTTCTGTATTGGGCGGTCTTACCACAGGAATCTGATGATGACAAACTGTGGCCCCCCTCTGAGAATTATAAGGAACGTGTTGACCTCCTGGACAAAGATCTGTACTCTCCAAACAAGTCTGTACTCTTCAGGAATGTCCAGTGGGCTGACAGTGGGAGGTACCAGTGCAAAGTCTCCATCACCACCAAGGACGGACGTTTTAGGAGATTGGGAAATACAAGTTTACTGGTGGTTCATG ACACCATGACCTTTAACCTCAGCGGCCACAACGACTCCCTGCTCCGCTGTGAAGTCAATGTGACACACAATCCCGGATTTGTTTTGACCATTTTTCACGATGGATACAAACTCGAAACTGGCGACTCCTCCGCGTCAGGGGACTCTAACTCATCTCTCCACTTCGTCACGCTCTCTGAGGCAGTTCTGCTGAGTAGCGACGGAACATATGAGTGTCAGCTGCACCTGAACGAAGACCTGGTAACAACAAGCATCTTCGACTACCACCTGCCTG agccAGACAAGCCGGTGGAGTATAAAGAGCCGTGGCACCTGTACATCGCCCTCCTCCTGGTGCCCACCATCGTCCTGCTGGTCCTCCTTACGGCCCTGCTGATTCGCAGAGACTGA
- the LOC119006140 gene encoding uncharacterized protein LOC119006140 isoform X1 produces the protein MLKIFLSEVTEWGWIQWMFFLFMVSGTCSQGTVHQPPVLTAALGHDAIMPCQLILSDNVKMVIPPVLYWAVLPQESDDDKLWPPSENYKERVDLLDKDLYSPNKSVLFRNVQWADSGRYQCKVSITTKDGRFRRLGNTSLLVVHDTMTFNLSGHNDSLLRCEVNVTHNPGFVLTIFHDGYKLETGDSSASGDSNSSLHFVTLSEAVLLSSDGTYECQLHLNEDLVTTSIFDYHLPVAEEPKDAGKNVSATVQPDKPVEYKEPWHLYIALLLVPTIVLLVLLTALLIRRD, from the exons ATGTTAAAAATCTTTTTGTCAGAAGTGACTGAATGGGGATGGATACAAtggatgtttttcctctttatgGTCTCAG GTACTTGCTCCCAGGGCACAGTTCACCAGCCCCCAGTGCTTACCGCTGCTCTGGGTCATGATGCTATAATGCCATGCCAGCTCATTCTTTCTGACAATGTGAAAATGGTCATTCCACCGGTTCTGTATTGGGCGGTCTTACCACAGGAATCTGATGATGACAAACTGTGGCCCCCCTCTGAGAATTATAAGGAACGTGTTGACCTCCTGGACAAAGATCTGTACTCTCCAAACAAGTCTGTACTCTTCAGGAATGTCCAGTGGGCTGACAGTGGGAGGTACCAGTGCAAAGTCTCCATCACCACCAAGGACGGACGTTTTAGGAGATTGGGAAATACAAGTTTACTGGTGGTTCATG ACACCATGACCTTTAACCTCAGCGGCCACAACGACTCCCTGCTCCGCTGTGAAGTCAATGTGACACACAATCCCGGATTTGTTTTGACCATTTTTCACGATGGATACAAACTCGAAACTGGCGACTCCTCCGCGTCAGGGGACTCTAACTCATCTCTCCACTTCGTCACGCTCTCTGAGGCAGTTCTGCTGAGTAGCGACGGAACATATGAGTGTCAGCTGCACCTGAACGAAGACCTGGTAACAACAAGCATCTTCGACTACCACCTGCCTG tGGCTGAAGAACCTAAAGATGCTGGAAAAAATGTCTCAGCTACCGTTC agccAGACAAGCCGGTGGAGTATAAAGAGCCGTGGCACCTGTACATCGCCCTCCTCCTGGTGCCCACCATCGTCCTGCTGGTCCTCCTTACGGCCCTGCTGATTCGCAGAGACTGA